The Candidatus Koribacter versatilis Ellin345 genome has a segment encoding these proteins:
- a CDS encoding APC family permease → MSTIPKPAVKVFVATTVMLTFISFWRAAAIVLSDLASSAYYVGGDAEKVIGKSAPWFVLAVMLFSYAVRAIYIESSSMFVRGGVYKVVKSAMGGQLAKLSVSALLFDYVLTGPISAVSAGQYLVGFLQDLSTRLHHPITLSDAGVNYCAAVFGCLVTGYFWHKNIQGIHESSEKALRIMQITTVMVVILIGWCLATLVIHPSTAHLPPLPSGHNLLKTDESLGWLHGTMFANLTWILLLVGFGHSVLAMSGEESLAQVNREIEHPKLKNLEKAGLVIFLYSLLFTGLVSFFAVMIIPDNVRPNYFANLISGLAMNVAGPYNVKLLFQGFVVIVGALILSGAVNTAIVGANGVLNRLSEDGVMTPWFRKPHHRFGTSSRIINLIAGLQIATILASRGNVYLLAALYAFGVIWSFSFMSLAVFVLRFTSPEGREWRVPGNIRIGGKEIPVGVGLIAVLLFSIAIVNLFTKTLATKYGIAFSIFLYVVFTISERLNQKTVAGGGHDLEQFRVQAQDDITAEAMEVRPGNILVAVRDPRNLFYLREVLKHTDTTKQDVVVMTSRLYHREYSFSGNTNLDSSEVFEEYERQLFTAVVNEAEKQGRHVSLLVAPTNDVFESIVATGARLHSTVIVCGLSNKLTPEEQGKLTGDAWERLPDPKPRMRLIVASADGQKWEFELGPHTPRMRREDLKLMHDIWLQVTRDPAYSKLHHYHVIAVALKELQQRLNGTESAAALSDIRDEIERKDEEF, encoded by the coding sequence ATGTCCACAATTCCAAAGCCAGCCGTAAAGGTCTTCGTTGCCACTACGGTGATGCTGACCTTCATCTCTTTTTGGCGCGCGGCCGCCATTGTTCTCTCAGACTTAGCGTCTTCCGCATACTACGTCGGTGGCGACGCCGAAAAGGTCATCGGCAAGAGCGCACCCTGGTTCGTCCTAGCGGTCATGCTGTTCAGCTATGCGGTCCGCGCCATTTATATCGAGTCGAGCTCGATGTTCGTGCGTGGAGGCGTCTACAAGGTCGTCAAAAGCGCCATGGGCGGTCAGCTTGCAAAGCTGTCGGTATCCGCGCTGCTCTTCGACTACGTCCTGACCGGCCCGATTAGCGCTGTTTCTGCCGGACAATATCTCGTCGGCTTCCTGCAGGACCTGTCCACGCGGCTTCATCATCCGATTACGTTATCCGACGCCGGCGTGAATTACTGTGCCGCCGTCTTCGGCTGTCTCGTGACCGGTTATTTCTGGCACAAGAACATCCAGGGCATTCACGAAAGCAGCGAGAAGGCGCTTCGCATCATGCAGATCACCACGGTCATGGTGGTGATTTTGATCGGCTGGTGCCTGGCAACGCTCGTGATTCATCCCAGTACGGCGCACCTTCCACCTTTGCCATCGGGCCACAACCTGCTCAAGACGGACGAATCTCTGGGTTGGCTGCACGGGACGATGTTCGCCAATCTGACCTGGATTCTGTTGCTGGTGGGTTTCGGACACTCCGTGCTGGCAATGAGCGGCGAGGAATCGCTCGCACAGGTGAACCGCGAGATCGAGCACCCGAAACTCAAGAACCTGGAAAAAGCGGGCCTGGTCATTTTCTTGTACAGCCTGCTGTTCACCGGCCTGGTTTCGTTTTTCGCGGTGATGATTATTCCCGACAATGTTCGCCCGAATTATTTCGCGAACTTGATCAGTGGATTGGCGATGAACGTTGCCGGTCCCTACAACGTAAAGCTTCTGTTCCAAGGCTTTGTCGTGATCGTGGGTGCACTGATCCTGTCGGGAGCAGTCAACACGGCCATCGTGGGCGCCAACGGCGTTCTGAACCGTCTCAGCGAAGACGGTGTAATGACGCCATGGTTCCGCAAGCCACATCATCGGTTCGGGACAAGCAGCCGCATCATCAACCTGATTGCTGGCTTGCAGATCGCGACGATTCTGGCGAGCCGCGGCAATGTTTACCTGCTGGCTGCTCTGTATGCCTTCGGCGTGATCTGGTCCTTCTCGTTCATGTCGCTGGCGGTGTTCGTCCTGCGATTTACGAGTCCAGAGGGCCGCGAGTGGCGGGTGCCAGGCAACATTCGGATCGGCGGGAAGGAAATTCCGGTCGGCGTTGGACTGATTGCGGTGTTGCTCTTCTCGATCGCAATCGTCAATTTGTTCACCAAGACGCTTGCGACCAAATACGGCATTGCCTTCAGCATCTTCCTGTACGTCGTGTTCACGATTTCGGAGCGGCTTAACCAGAAGACCGTTGCTGGTGGCGGCCACGATCTCGAACAGTTCCGCGTGCAGGCGCAAGACGACATCACCGCGGAAGCGATGGAGGTCCGACCGGGGAACATCCTGGTAGCGGTCCGCGACCCTCGCAATCTCTTCTACCTGCGCGAGGTGTTGAAGCACACCGATACGACCAAGCAAGACGTCGTGGTCATGACGTCACGCCTCTACCACCGCGAGTACTCGTTCAGCGGCAACACCAACCTCGACAGCTCAGAGGTCTTTGAGGAGTATGAGCGTCAGTTGTTCACCGCGGTCGTGAACGAGGCTGAAAAACAGGGCCGCCACGTTTCACTGCTGGTTGCGCCGACGAACGATGTGTTTGAAAGCATCGTGGCCACTGGCGCGCGTTTGCACTCGACCGTAATCGTCTGCGGGTTGTCGAACAAATTGACCCCCGAAGAGCAGGGCAAGCTGACCGGCGACGCCTGGGAACGCCTACCTGATCCCAAGCCGCGCATGAGATTGATTGTGGCTTCGGCGGACGGACAGAAATGGGAGTTCGAGCTTGGTCCGCACACCCCGCGCATGCGTCGCGAAGACTTGAAGCTCATGCACGACATCTGGCTCCAGGTCACCCGCGATCCGGCATACAGCAAGCTGCATCACTACCACGTCATCGCCGTCGCGTTGAAAGAGCTGCAGCAGCGGCTGAATGGCACCGAGAGCGCCGCGGCGCTTTCCGATATTCGTGACGAGATCGAGCGCAAGGACGAAGAGTTCTGA
- a CDS encoding pyridoxal-dependent decarboxylase: MNRMKNNFHMLPDDFRAAGHKVIDWVADYHAHVEDFRVLSQVKPGEICDGLPDSPPQQGDSVTNILPDIERHVLPGITHWQSPNFYAYFPSNNSGPSILGDLVSSGLGVQGMLWATSPACTEVEMKMLDWLVQMLGLPEHFLNSSKHGGGVIQDSASSATLCALLAAREQATNGQTNEEGCRLPLVCYTSNQAHSHVEKDVKVAGLGRKNLRLIDVDQEFAMRPEALERQIVEDKAAGKIPFFVCATIGTTSSLAIDPIPEIAAICKRHGLWLHVDAAMAGTAALCPEFRWTHNGVELADSYAFNPHKWMYTNFDCTAFWVKDRHALINSLSVVPEYLRNQASEQGEVFDYRDWHVPLGRRFRALKLWFVIRHYGVEGLQHHVRQNVAWAQEFAAWVKADSRFELVAPHPLSLVCFRLKSGDAASEQLLKRANESGKIFISHTKLDGKYVLRFSIGQAKTERHHVEAAWKLISDLADRS; encoded by the coding sequence ATGAATCGCATGAAGAACAACTTTCATATGCTTCCTGATGATTTTCGCGCTGCCGGACACAAAGTGATCGACTGGGTGGCCGATTATCACGCGCACGTCGAAGACTTTCGGGTGCTCTCCCAAGTGAAGCCCGGGGAGATTTGCGATGGCTTACCGGACAGTCCGCCTCAGCAGGGGGACTCAGTCACCAACATCCTTCCGGACATCGAGCGCCATGTCCTGCCGGGCATCACCCATTGGCAGTCGCCGAACTTCTACGCCTACTTTCCCTCGAACAACTCGGGGCCATCCATCCTCGGAGATCTCGTCTCCTCCGGACTCGGAGTGCAGGGGATGTTGTGGGCGACGAGCCCTGCTTGCACCGAAGTCGAGATGAAGATGCTCGACTGGCTCGTTCAAATGCTCGGCTTGCCAGAGCACTTCCTCAATTCGTCGAAACATGGCGGCGGGGTCATCCAGGACAGCGCTTCAAGCGCAACGTTGTGCGCATTGCTGGCCGCGCGCGAGCAGGCCACGAATGGCCAAACGAACGAGGAAGGATGCCGACTGCCGCTGGTTTGCTACACCTCAAACCAGGCACACTCGCACGTCGAGAAGGACGTGAAGGTCGCCGGCCTCGGCCGCAAGAACCTGCGTCTGATTGATGTTGACCAAGAATTTGCAATGCGTCCCGAAGCGCTCGAACGTCAGATCGTCGAAGACAAAGCGGCAGGGAAGATCCCTTTCTTTGTCTGCGCGACCATCGGCACAACTTCCAGCCTTGCGATCGATCCGATCCCGGAGATTGCTGCCATCTGTAAGCGGCACGGTCTCTGGCTACACGTGGATGCCGCCATGGCGGGGACGGCAGCGCTTTGTCCTGAATTTCGCTGGACGCACAACGGCGTCGAACTGGCCGACAGTTACGCCTTCAACCCGCATAAGTGGATGTACACCAACTTCGACTGCACCGCCTTCTGGGTCAAGGATCGGCACGCGTTGATCAACAGCTTGAGCGTCGTGCCGGAATACCTGCGCAACCAGGCGTCCGAACAAGGCGAGGTCTTTGATTATCGCGATTGGCACGTGCCCCTGGGACGCCGCTTCCGCGCCCTGAAGCTATGGTTCGTGATCCGACACTATGGCGTCGAAGGCCTGCAACATCACGTGCGGCAGAATGTCGCATGGGCGCAGGAATTTGCCGCGTGGGTCAAGGCGGATTCGCGTTTCGAACTGGTCGCACCCCACCCGCTGAGTCTCGTGTGCTTCCGACTGAAAAGCGGCGACGCCGCCAGCGAACAGCTGCTGAAGCGCGCGAATGAAAGCGGGAAGATATTCATCTCGCACACCAAGCTCGACGGCAAATATGTGCTTCGGTTCTCGATCGGGCAGGCGAAAACCGAACGGCATCACGTCGAAGCGGCCTGGAAATTGATTAGCGATCTTGCAGATCGGTCCTAG
- a CDS encoding DUF4118 domain-containing protein translates to MAGIVVSVLLAVFLIFSVRGTHRSLIVPVVFLVFIILCARYFGMLAGVVASIIASGLFAVFLFEPYGSLQIKDHQALWNLALMLFAGIALSYANSGNEDEPKAPKNS, encoded by the coding sequence TTGGCGGGCATCGTCGTCAGCGTTTTGCTGGCGGTTTTTTTGATTTTTTCAGTGCGCGGGACGCACCGTTCCCTCATCGTCCCTGTCGTTTTTCTCGTCTTTATCATTCTTTGCGCACGATACTTCGGCATGCTTGCCGGGGTCGTAGCCTCGATCATTGCAAGCGGCCTCTTCGCGGTCTTCCTTTTTGAGCCCTACGGCTCGCTTCAGATCAAAGACCACCAAGCGCTCTGGAATCTGGCACTCATGCTCTTCGCCGGCATCGCGCTTTCCTACGCCAATTCGGGCAATGAGGATGAACCGAAGGCGCCGAAGAATTCCTAG
- a CDS encoding CsgG/HfaB family protein: MRRFTTAAVIALLLLSVSAFPQATRKKRVAIMSFDYGTVHSSVAAIFGSDQDVGKGISDLLIQKLVNDGDYSVIERAQLDKIMAEQNFSNSDRADPNSAAKIGRLLGVDAIITGSITQFGRDDQHTNVGGGGYGGITGRYGIGGVGTHSAKAVVGITARLVDVNTAEILAACTGTGTSKRSGVSLLGAGGSGWNGGGGSLDMGSSNFGETILGEAVHQAVDSLGAQLDAKAGALPTNKVVVSGVVADVSGNSIIINVGSRQGIKVGDQLDVEHPTRTVKDPTTGKVLRTVSDHLGSATVTEVDEGSATLNFNGSGKPAVGDTVKSPQ; the protein is encoded by the coding sequence ATGCGTCGTTTCACTACTGCTGCGGTGATTGCGCTGTTGCTGCTCTCCGTGTCTGCCTTCCCTCAGGCGACACGCAAGAAACGCGTTGCGATCATGAGCTTCGACTACGGCACTGTTCATAGCAGCGTCGCCGCCATCTTCGGTTCCGATCAAGATGTGGGGAAGGGTATCTCCGACCTTCTTATTCAGAAGCTCGTCAACGACGGAGATTATTCCGTGATCGAGCGTGCGCAGCTCGACAAGATCATGGCCGAGCAGAACTTTTCCAATAGCGATCGCGCCGATCCGAACAGTGCCGCGAAGATCGGCCGTCTGCTGGGCGTGGATGCCATCATCACCGGCAGCATTACCCAATTCGGTCGCGATGACCAGCACACCAACGTTGGCGGAGGCGGCTACGGCGGGATTACCGGCCGCTACGGCATCGGCGGCGTAGGCACGCACAGCGCAAAGGCGGTGGTCGGTATCACCGCTCGCCTGGTTGATGTAAACACCGCGGAGATCCTTGCGGCTTGTACCGGCACGGGAACTTCGAAACGCAGTGGCGTTTCACTGCTCGGAGCAGGCGGCAGCGGGTGGAACGGCGGCGGCGGATCGCTAGATATGGGGAGCTCAAACTTCGGCGAGACGATCCTCGGCGAAGCGGTGCATCAGGCCGTGGATTCCCTGGGAGCACAACTCGACGCCAAGGCTGGCGCACTTCCGACGAACAAGGTTGTGGTTAGCGGCGTGGTGGCTGATGTCTCCGGAAACTCGATCATCATCAACGTCGGCAGCCGGCAGGGCATCAAGGTCGGCGACCAGCTCGATGTCGAACATCCGACCCGCACGGTGAAAGATCCGACGACCGGCAAGGTCCTGCGAACTGTGTCTGACCACCTCGGCAGCGCGACTGTGACCGAAGTGGATGAAGGCTCAGCAACACTCAACTTCAACGGCAGCGGCAAGCCCGCCGTGGGCGACACCGTGAAGTCTCCTCAGTAG
- a CDS encoding DinB family protein, whose amino-acid sequence MAETAQEYVQRIIATLGDIDPLQSLAETPGKLDRILSSFPEEQIRRRPAPGKWSPAEIAIHLSEVEMVVGVRVRLVIGTNGIAIQGFDQDSWATRYGHTDLDIALEAFRALRAANVAFYRSLSPEQWEQYGMHSERGKETARRIVELCAGHDINHLRQIEAIPFGSN is encoded by the coding sequence ATGGCCGAAACTGCACAGGAATATGTCCAGCGCATTATCGCCACTCTCGGCGACATTGATCCGCTGCAATCGCTCGCAGAAACTCCGGGAAAACTCGACAGGATATTGAGCAGCTTTCCGGAGGAGCAGATTCGTCGCCGCCCGGCGCCAGGGAAGTGGTCGCCGGCAGAAATTGCAATTCACCTCTCCGAGGTCGAGATGGTGGTTGGGGTTCGCGTGCGGCTCGTCATTGGCACTAACGGCATCGCGATTCAAGGGTTCGATCAGGACTCCTGGGCCACTCGCTATGGTCACACCGACCTCGACATCGCGCTCGAAGCGTTTCGCGCACTGCGGGCTGCCAACGTCGCTTTCTATCGGAGCTTGAGCCCGGAACAATGGGAGCAGTACGGCATGCATTCGGAGCGCGGCAAGGAGACCGCACGCCGGATCGTAGAACTTTGCGCCGGACACGACATCAACCACCTTCGCCAAATCGAGGCGATACCCTTTGGATCGAACTGA